In Paracoccaceae bacterium Fryx2, a single genomic region encodes these proteins:
- a CDS encoding YcgN family cysteine cluster protein: MTKLRPRFWETVPLKKMTPAEWEALCDGCGKCCLNKIEYEDTGEIAFTRVACKLLDGESCRCTHYEVRRQFVPDCVQLSPATLPKIAYWMPRTCAYRLLYEGKKLYPWHPLISGDPNSVHDAGASVRGWTVPEFEVLEEDWEDHIIEETP; the protein is encoded by the coding sequence ATGACGAAACTCCGCCCCAGATTCTGGGAAACCGTGCCCCTGAAGAAGATGACCCCCGCCGAATGGGAGGCATTGTGCGACGGCTGCGGCAAGTGCTGCCTGAACAAGATCGAATACGAGGATACCGGCGAGATCGCCTTCACCCGCGTGGCCTGCAAGTTGCTGGATGGCGAATCCTGCCGCTGCACCCACTACGAGGTCCGCCGCCAGTTCGTGCCCGACTGCGTGCAGCTTTCGCCCGCGACGCTGCCGAAAATCGCCTACTGGATGCCGCGAACCTGCGCCTACCGGCTGCTCTACGAAGGCAAGAAGCTTTACCCTTGGCACCCCCTGATCAGCGGTGACCCCAATTCGGTGCATGACGCCGGCGCCTCGGTGCGCGGCTGGACCGTGCCGGAGTTCGAGGTGCTGGAGGAAGACTGGGAAGACCATATCATCGAGGAGACGCCGTGA
- a CDS encoding beta-eliminating lyase-related protein, with protein MFFASDNGSGAPDAVMAALARANAGFAMPYGRDPMMDEVRDRIRTTFEAPEAAVYLVATGTAANALALAVCCPPWGAVFCHRHAHIAEDECGAPEFFTNGAKLVLIQGEHGRMTPDALARAIASTGGSVHGVQPGMVSITNTTEAGTIYTASEVAALTAAAKGLPCHMDGARFANALVASGATPAELTWRAGIDILSFGGTKNGLLGVEAVVIFDAAKAWEFELRRKRAGHLFSKHRYLSAQMLAYLTDDLWLTLACHANAMAARLAAGIAAMPGAGLIHPVEANIVFAHWPAEGHGRAQAAGAVYYPMPGPPGAARLVCSWSTTEADVDGFLALIG; from the coding sequence ATGTTCTTTGCCTCGGACAACGGCTCGGGCGCGCCTGATGCGGTGATGGCGGCGCTGGCACGCGCCAATGCGGGCTTTGCCATGCCCTACGGCCGCGACCCGATGATGGACGAGGTGCGCGACCGCATCCGCACCACCTTCGAGGCTCCCGAGGCGGCGGTCTATCTGGTGGCCACAGGCACCGCCGCCAATGCGCTGGCGCTGGCGGTGTGCTGCCCGCCGTGGGGCGCGGTGTTCTGCCACCGTCACGCCCACATTGCCGAGGACGAATGCGGCGCGCCGGAGTTCTTTACCAACGGCGCCAAGCTGGTGCTGATCCAAGGTGAGCATGGCCGCATGACGCCGGATGCGCTGGCACGGGCCATCGCTTCCACCGGCGGGTCGGTGCATGGCGTTCAGCCCGGCATGGTCAGCATCACCAACACGACCGAGGCGGGCACGATCTACACCGCCTCCGAGGTGGCGGCGCTGACGGCGGCCGCGAAGGGCCTGCCCTGCCACATGGACGGCGCGCGCTTTGCCAATGCGCTGGTCGCCAGCGGGGCCACCCCGGCAGAGCTGACGTGGCGCGCGGGCATCGACATCCTGTCTTTCGGCGGCACCAAGAACGGCTTGCTGGGGGTCGAGGCGGTGGTGATCTTCGATGCCGCCAAAGCCTGGGAGTTCGAACTGCGGCGCAAGCGGGCCGGGCATCTGTTTTCCAAGCACCGCTATCTGTCTGCACAGATGCTGGCCTATCTGACCGACGATCTGTGGCTGACCCTCGCGTGCCATGCCAACGCGATGGCTGCCCGGCTGGCGGCGGGTATCGCCGCCATGCCGGGGGCGGGGCTGATCCATCCGGTCGAGGCCAACATCGTCTTTGCCCATTGGCCGGCCGAAGGTCATGGCAGGGCGCAGGCCGCAGGGGCGGTCTATTACCCGATGCCGGGGCCGCCCGGCGCCGCGCGGCTGGTCTGCTCGTGGTCCACAACCGAGGCCGATGTCGACGGGTTTCTGGCGCTGATCGGCTAG